Proteins co-encoded in one Spirochaeta lutea genomic window:
- a CDS encoding methyl-accepting chemotaxis protein, which yields MYVSIKTKLVLVTLLITLVVSVFVVFAFISNGRNQELVSELLNIDYRRRLVGEVELETAKLWHALTEASLTQEDSSVEEAREAYTEARENLKTIEEQFQSHTLATLDSVYTGIDRFMDAGMSMVEGYALSRAEGQLLSMSFNTQADGVFRTLGSLGNDLDASHQAAQEAFRAHQQNYEVLQLILSITTILLLVVVMTLITINLIGPITAAKNSFKELSTTAGDLSRSISIASRDEVGELVKWFNLFIGKLRGILVAVTGLVGRNHRLGKGITRVSRDAAAIVARVVEHAGHTKQEMSHLDGEIEKITGSIQSMKESVLGLSSQVDEQASAIQESTASIEQIMASVNNIAAISENRTEGLSQLVILISRGSEKVSTTNALIQDMAANAQTMRDLIHIINSISHQTNLLAMNASIEAAHAGDAGRGFSVVAEEIRKLSESTRENADMITLSLKTTTEKLEEATTAGRESEAALVTIDREVQEFSDALGEVSSGMTELSSAGTEILRSIDILRAASQVVHDRTSQLNTSIAVISGSAENLQQVSSRSLEITQGLAAQGDELHQVSRRVSVIGHQNRYNNRLLELEINRFNTGVDPESPDDDSSPGLAWSDALSLGIPSIDSQLRQILETLNLFMTGLMTDQDTPTLAPLIDDLLRSLESYFEDEEALMADTGYPELGDHKTLHSAFGDHFRTLRQDAQTTNYGTSSLIALLELLIDWLTDHVANGDADFGRFYSQWTSEGAGD from the coding sequence ATGTATGTTTCGATAAAAACCAAACTGGTATTGGTCACCCTGCTCATAACCCTGGTAGTCTCGGTGTTTGTCGTTTTCGCCTTCATCTCCAACGGCAGGAACCAAGAACTGGTTTCGGAGCTGCTGAATATCGACTACCGCCGGCGCCTTGTAGGGGAGGTGGAGCTCGAGACCGCCAAACTCTGGCATGCCCTCACCGAAGCCAGCCTAACCCAGGAAGACTCTTCGGTGGAGGAAGCCCGGGAAGCATATACTGAGGCCCGGGAAAACCTTAAAACAATAGAAGAGCAATTCCAGTCCCATACCCTGGCAACCCTCGATTCGGTTTATACGGGAATCGACCGGTTTATGGATGCCGGGATGTCCATGGTGGAGGGCTATGCCCTCAGCCGAGCTGAGGGGCAGCTGCTATCTATGTCCTTTAATACCCAAGCCGACGGAGTCTTTCGGACCTTGGGGAGCCTGGGAAACGATCTGGATGCAAGCCACCAAGCGGCTCAGGAGGCCTTCCGGGCCCACCAACAGAACTATGAGGTATTACAGCTGATTCTATCGATAACCACCATCCTCCTGCTCGTGGTGGTTATGACCCTGATCACCATCAATCTTATCGGACCCATCACCGCAGCAAAAAACTCCTTCAAGGAGCTATCAACCACCGCGGGTGATCTGAGCCGGAGCATTTCCATCGCCAGCCGAGACGAGGTCGGGGAACTGGTCAAATGGTTCAACCTGTTCATCGGCAAGCTCAGGGGTATCCTCGTGGCGGTGACCGGCTTAGTGGGGCGAAATCACCGTCTTGGAAAAGGAATTACCCGGGTCTCCCGGGATGCCGCGGCCATCGTCGCCCGGGTGGTGGAGCATGCGGGGCATACGAAACAGGAGATGTCCCACCTGGATGGCGAGATAGAAAAGATTACCGGATCCATCCAGAGCATGAAGGAATCAGTCCTGGGCCTTTCCTCCCAGGTGGACGAACAAGCCAGTGCAATTCAGGAATCGACGGCATCCATTGAGCAGATTATGGCCTCGGTGAATAACATTGCCGCCATATCCGAGAACCGCACCGAAGGCCTATCCCAGCTGGTGATTCTCATCTCCCGGGGGAGCGAGAAGGTGAGTACCACCAATGCCCTAATCCAGGATATGGCAGCCAATGCCCAGACCATGCGTGACCTCATTCACATCATCAACTCTATTTCCCACCAGACAAACCTCCTGGCCATGAACGCCTCCATAGAGGCAGCCCATGCCGGGGACGCGGGCAGGGGATTTTCAGTAGTCGCCGAGGAAATCCGCAAACTTTCGGAAAGCACCCGGGAGAACGCCGACATGATAACCCTCTCTCTCAAAACCACCACCGAAAAACTCGAAGAGGCAACCACCGCAGGCCGGGAGAGCGAGGCTGCCCTGGTAACCATAGACCGGGAGGTCCAGGAGTTCTCCGACGCCCTTGGTGAGGTTAGTTCCGGTATGACAGAGCTTTCATCGGCGGGTACGGAAATCCTCCGTTCCATTGACATCCTCCGAGCCGCCTCCCAGGTGGTTCATGATAGAACCTCCCAGTTGAATACAAGTATCGCGGTCATCTCCGGTTCAGCGGAGAACCTTCAGCAGGTTTCGTCCAGGAGCCTGGAGATTACCCAAGGCCTCGCCGCCCAGGGTGATGAATTACATCAGGTCTCCCGCCGGGTGAGCGTCATCGGCCATCAAAACCGCTATAACAACCGCCTGTTGGAACTGGAGATCAACCGCTTCAATACCGGGGTCGATCCCGAATCACCGGATGATGATTCCTCCCCGGGCTTAGCCTGGTCAGATGCTCTCTCCCTGGGAATCCCCTCCATCGACAGCCAGTTGAGGCAGATCCTGGAAACACTAAACCTCTTCATGACAGGTCTCATGACCGACCAGGATACCCCAACCCTCGCCCCCCTGATTGACGATCTCCTGAGATCTCTGGAGTCCTATTTCGAGGATGAAGAGGCTCTCATGGCTGATACCGGCTACCCGGAACTTGGGGACCATAAGACCCTCCATAGTGCTTTTGGAGATCATTTCCGGACCCTCCGCCAAGACGCCCAAACCACTAACTACGGCACTTCATCCCTCATCGCCCTCCTGGAGCTGCTCATCGATTGGCTCACCGACCATGTGGCCAATGGGGATGCCGACTTTGGACGGTTCTACAGCCAATGGACCTCCGAGGGCGCAGGGGATTGA
- a CDS encoding InlB B-repeat-containing protein translates to MKLDTYKAWVVGTFLIFLIAGCEAILPPEVIDTETVLLVISTNPENGGIIDGLQQDGMYSKGDVASIKAIPSEGFVFTGWTGDYEGDNNPASISMDANKSVIAAFSSIDEAVVVNEVSGGTVTYGLSNLFSVNFFKSRAIIRLG, encoded by the coding sequence ATGAAATTGGATACCTATAAAGCATGGGTGGTGGGCACCTTCTTAATTTTCTTAATAGCTGGATGTGAGGCCATCCTCCCTCCTGAGGTGATAGATACCGAGACAGTTTTACTTGTGATTTCTACAAACCCAGAAAATGGGGGTATTATAGACGGTCTTCAACAGGATGGGATGTATAGTAAAGGTGATGTTGCGAGTATAAAAGCAATCCCATCGGAAGGATTTGTTTTTACTGGCTGGACTGGTGACTATGAAGGTGACAATAATCCCGCTAGTATTTCAATGGACGCAAATAAATCGGTGATCGCGGCTTTTAGTAGCATAGACGAGGCAGTGGTTGTGAATGAGGTGAGCGGCGGAACTGTGACTTATGGATTAAGCAACCTTTTTTCTGTAAATTTCTTTAAAAGCAGGGCGATCATTAGACTCGGGTAA